The following proteins come from a genomic window of Candidatus Poribacteria bacterium:
- a CDS encoding phytanoyl-CoA dioxygenase family protein, which yields MDTNTAQPQQEFAITPEERSFWEENGYFVRYDVFTEKENDSLRHIADDIAVGKRSFPTANINQNALVRDGKVDASGIHAMHKIHHVSCYIPEFLARVRDPRLTDPIVDLLGPNLLGLNNLYIWKSPKIGLGFPWHQDKWYFNHQYKTEMTVGTWTAIDAADRDNGCLYVIPGSHKHGILKHEDLEGSQQAEFKIARDAKDTDGVAVEAPPGAVVWFNNQLLHKSTDNHSSRFRRCNVAHYISANAERIPKKDAKNIRPVVWVRGGTYSEKMEPVYRDVLPIPESD from the coding sequence ATGGACACAAACACAGCACAACCACAACAGGAATTTGCGATAACACCTGAAGAACGATCTTTTTGGGAAGAAAACGGATATTTTGTCCGTTACGACGTTTTCACAGAAAAAGAAAATGACAGTTTACGACACATCGCTGACGATATTGCTGTAGGAAAACGATCTTTCCCCACGGCGAATATCAATCAAAACGCCTTGGTCAGAGATGGAAAAGTGGACGCATCGGGTATCCATGCGATGCACAAAATCCATCATGTGAGTTGTTACATCCCAGAATTCCTTGCGCGTGTCCGTGATCCGCGCCTAACGGATCCGATCGTTGACCTACTCGGGCCAAATCTACTGGGTCTCAATAATCTGTATATCTGGAAATCCCCAAAGATTGGCTTAGGGTTCCCGTGGCATCAAGATAAATGGTATTTCAACCATCAGTACAAAACTGAAATGACCGTCGGCACGTGGACTGCGATTGATGCCGCTGATCGAGACAACGGGTGTCTATACGTTATCCCCGGTAGCCACAAGCACGGTATTCTTAAGCATGAGGACCTTGAAGGTTCACAACAAGCGGAGTTTAAAATTGCACGTGATGCTAAGGACACAGATGGTGTCGCTGTTGAAGCACCGCCTGGGGCAGTCGTTTGGTTCAACAACCAACTCCTCCATAAAAGCACCGATAATCACAGTTCGCGCTTTCGACGGTGTAATGTTGCACACTACATCAGTGCAAATGCAGAACGTATCCCTAAAAAGGATGCAAAAAATATCCGTCCTGTCGTGTGGGTTCGCGGGGGTACATACTCCGAAAAGATGGAACCGGTCTATCGCGACGTTTTGCCCATTCCAGAATCCGATTGA
- a CDS encoding metallophosphoesterase yields the protein MSHTYKQITRSWKLANFAKIITVAALCVTIAATAVAQTPNFPERMPIVERPFSNDPDKFSFAIIGDKTGGGLDKWPVFDRAIDEINILKPDFAIMVGDLIQGDTRDLKQLTAEWKEFWGHQSDLIVPFLPLPGNHDITNPVMYDYWKEYLGRTYSAFTYKNCLFIMLNTEEWHHPVQAEEWDWEKGWFGDEQTKYVEDELAKHSDVRHTFVLLHRPLWLQEHSGWEKIEAALGERAYTVFAGHYHNLTLHTRNDHRYFVLGATGGGFTPQEVREYGAFDHYSIVTVDDEAVNIAIIEPGNIHPADISTAAFKNRLANLLTFKPQFNLNRDQPLSSGKLEIILENTLEKLLKLEIVFNSSENWQVSPNQLSLQAKPGQTAKTTVTFSVPSDDFLPLPTYNYSALYGGEQLLSRRQLFHPIDGEDMRILKDWMLLGPFALDVTETPVDQNDVPQSFLKISLPESDLNKIYQGQSGEITWQEHRSESERVNLNDVFGDAELAYGFGTSYIKSPDARRVFAQIGWGSNLGRLYLNGVEISGAAIPGKHLFSWWAHFELPLKEGWNTLTILSADYNGWWDYRMEVADATNALQFSTKPTDPED from the coding sequence ATGTCTCATACATACAAACAGATAACGCGATCTTGGAAACTGGCAAACTTTGCCAAGATTATCACAGTAGCCGCTTTATGCGTTACCATTGCTGCTACAGCCGTCGCCCAAACACCCAATTTTCCAGAACGGATGCCAATCGTCGAACGACCGTTCTCAAATGACCCAGACAAATTCAGTTTCGCGATTATCGGCGACAAAACCGGTGGCGGTTTGGATAAGTGGCCAGTGTTTGACCGCGCAATAGACGAAATCAACATATTGAAACCCGACTTCGCTATCATGGTCGGCGACCTAATACAGGGAGACACAAGAGACCTTAAACAACTCACGGCGGAATGGAAAGAATTTTGGGGGCATCAGTCCGATTTAATCGTGCCTTTTCTTCCGTTGCCTGGTAACCATGATATTACCAACCCAGTGATGTATGACTATTGGAAAGAATATCTCGGACGCACCTATTCGGCGTTTACCTATAAAAATTGTCTATTTATAATGCTGAATACTGAGGAGTGGCACCATCCTGTACAGGCAGAGGAATGGGACTGGGAGAAAGGCTGGTTTGGAGATGAGCAGACGAAGTATGTGGAAGATGAATTAGCAAAACACTCGGATGTCCGACATACGTTTGTCCTGCTGCACAGACCGCTATGGCTTCAGGAACACTCCGGTTGGGAAAAAATTGAGGCGGCACTCGGTGAACGTGCATATACAGTTTTCGCGGGGCACTATCATAACCTGACGCTTCATACACGCAACGATCACCGATACTTCGTCCTCGGTGCTACCGGCGGCGGATTTACACCGCAGGAAGTACGAGAATACGGTGCATTTGACCACTATAGTATTGTAACCGTAGATGACGAAGCGGTTAATATCGCGATTATTGAACCCGGGAATATCCATCCCGCGGACATTTCGACGGCAGCGTTTAAAAATCGGCTTGCGAACTTGCTTACTTTTAAGCCGCAGTTTAATCTCAACAGAGATCAACCGCTCTCCAGCGGAAAACTTGAAATAATCCTCGAAAACACGCTTGAAAAACTGCTGAAACTTGAAATAGTTTTCAATTCAAGTGAGAATTGGCAGGTCTCCCCAAATCAACTCTCTCTTCAAGCCAAACCCGGGCAAACCGCAAAAACAACTGTCACCTTTTCAGTCCCATCGGATGACTTCCTCCCGCTGCCGACCTACAATTATTCAGCACTCTATGGTGGTGAACAATTGTTGAGCAGGAGGCAGTTGTTCCACCCTATTGACGGAGAAGATATGCGTATCCTTAAAGATTGGATGCTTCTCGGTCCCTTTGCCCTTGATGTCACAGAAACTCCCGTCGATCAGAACGATGTCCCACAGAGTTTTCTCAAAATATCATTACCGGAATCCGATCTCAATAAGATTTACCAAGGACAATCAGGAGAAATTACTTGGCAAGAACATCGTTCTGAATCGGAGCGCGTCAATTTAAATGATGTTTTTGGGGACGCTGAGTTGGCGTACGGCTTCGGCACCTCCTATATCAAAAGCCCTGATGCACGGCGTGTGTTTGCGCAGATCGGATGGGGAAGCAATCTCGGAAGACTCTATCTTAACGGCGTTGAGATTTCTGGTGCCGCTATTCCGGGCAAACATCTATTTTCTTGGTGGGCACACTTTGAATTACCTTTGAAAGAGGGTTGGAACACCTTAACGATCCTGTCTGCAGATTACAATGGCTGGTGGGATTATCGGATGGAAGTCGCAGACGCTACAAACGCGTTGCAGTTCAGCACGAAACCCACTGATCCCGAAGATTAA
- a CDS encoding phytanoyl-CoA dioxygenase family protein, translating into MSYLNPELHRDWKTNGYLKIPHFFSAEEVVDLQTWVSEISDWEPTSGKWMHHYESTPDGARLSRSENFVPYHTNMKTTVTSGKVLAVVSELMEEPAVLYKEKINYKYPGGGGYAAHQDAPAYEFINFHITCLISVDSATPENGCLYFSPGRHQEGFIALDEKGCVAPETASAMEWIAVPTDPGDILLFGSYIPHKSPANRSEQPRRIIYLTYNAISQGDWREKYYADKREAFSQYEKDGSNRDKQISKIAHFQGKTVNHGKLH; encoded by the coding sequence ATGTCTTACCTAAATCCAGAACTTCACAGAGACTGGAAAACGAACGGTTATCTGAAAATCCCGCACTTCTTCTCCGCCGAAGAAGTGGTGGACCTGCAAACCTGGGTCTCTGAAATCTCAGATTGGGAACCGACATCCGGCAAGTGGATGCATCACTACGAATCCACACCGGACGGCGCACGGCTTTCCCGCTCAGAAAATTTCGTGCCGTATCACACCAATATGAAAACCACCGTGACGAGCGGCAAAGTGTTAGCCGTTGTTTCCGAGTTGATGGAAGAACCCGCAGTCCTCTATAAAGAAAAGATTAACTACAAATACCCGGGCGGTGGCGGTTACGCTGCGCATCAGGACGCGCCCGCCTACGAGTTTATCAATTTCCACATCACCTGTTTAATCTCGGTGGATTCAGCGACTCCCGAAAATGGATGTCTCTATTTTTCACCGGGTCGGCATCAAGAGGGATTCATCGCACTGGACGAAAAGGGATGCGTCGCGCCTGAGACCGCCTCAGCGATGGAGTGGATCGCGGTACCAACAGACCCTGGAGACATTCTCCTTTTCGGTTCTTACATCCCACACAAAAGTCCAGCAAATCGTTCAGAGCAACCGAGACGTATCATCTATCTCACTTACAACGCCATCTCACAAGGCGACTGGCGTGAGAAGTACTATGCCGACAAACGGGAGGCATTCTCCCAATATGAGAAAGATGGTTCAAATCGAGACAAACAAATTAGCAAAATCGCACATTTTCAAGGGAAAACAGTAAATCATGGCAAACTACATTGA
- a CDS encoding HD domain-containing protein: MANYIDQSLAYEMKNATAEQKVDALFNYMEAEGQSFYDEVVTQLEHALQCAALAQQNDASLTLITGALLHDLGHIILDEHNADKAFLDIDLNHEEIGAEYLAPFFPEAVTTPIRLHVPAKRYLCATDASYHDGLSEASKRSLIVQGGVMSDEEREAFEQIPHFRDALTLRRWDDLAKVKGLEIAGLETYRGIVQQCLA, from the coding sequence ATGGCAAACTACATTGACCAGAGCCTCGCATACGAAATGAAAAACGCAACAGCAGAACAGAAGGTGGATGCGTTGTTCAACTACATGGAAGCAGAAGGGCAGTCGTTCTACGATGAGGTCGTGACGCAGCTGGAGCACGCGCTCCAATGCGCTGCCCTCGCACAGCAAAACGATGCAAGTCTTACACTGATTACAGGGGCATTACTCCACGATCTCGGACATATCATCTTAGACGAACACAATGCCGATAAAGCCTTTCTGGACATAGACTTGAATCACGAGGAGATAGGGGCGGAGTATCTGGCACCGTTTTTCCCAGAAGCCGTCACAACGCCAATTCGGTTGCATGTTCCAGCGAAGCGATATCTATGTGCGACCGATGCGTCTTACCACGACGGGTTATCCGAGGCATCGAAAAGGAGTCTCATAGTTCAGGGAGGCGTGATGTCAGATGAGGAACGTGAGGCGTTTGAACAGATCCCACATTTCCGAGACGCCCTCACGTTACGCCGATGGGACGATCTCGCAAAGGTCAAAGGGTTAGAGATTGCGGGGTTAGAGACCTACCGAGGCATCGTGCAACAGTGCTTGGCGTAG
- a CDS encoding alpha/beta hydrolase yields the protein MSYQTVESKFIATPEKGEVSSILMRPDDAKWLLVLGHGSGTNMRSATLQTIAERLADISIATFRYQFPYMERGGGGRESEAVALQTVRSAANAAHEAASDLSILVGGHSYSGRMSSMSAAKEPIEHVKGLVFFAFPLHPSGREGTERAEHLADVTIPMLFLSGTRDKLAVLELLEPVCEKLGDKATLHLLDTADHGFKVLKRRKTEEDVFVEMARVLNEWTETLN from the coding sequence ATGAGTTATCAAACAGTCGAGTCAAAGTTTATCGCAACGCCAGAAAAAGGCGAAGTCTCCTCAATACTAATGCGTCCAGACGACGCGAAATGGCTGCTTGTGCTCGGACACGGGTCAGGTACAAACATGCGTAGTGCAACCCTCCAAACAATCGCAGAACGGTTAGCAGATATAAGTATTGCAACGTTCCGTTACCAGTTCCCTTATATGGAACGTGGTGGCGGCGGTAGGGAATCGGAGGCAGTCGCCCTCCAAACCGTCCGATCCGCTGCCAATGCTGCACATGAAGCCGCAAGCGATTTATCCATCCTCGTCGGTGGACACTCCTATAGCGGGCGCATGTCCTCAATGTCCGCAGCGAAGGAACCTATTGAACACGTCAAAGGTCTCGTGTTTTTCGCATTCCCACTGCATCCGTCTGGCAGAGAAGGCACGGAGCGCGCCGAGCACCTCGCTGATGTCACAATTCCGATGCTGTTCCTCTCTGGCACCCGTGATAAATTGGCAGTCCTCGAACTATTAGAGCCTGTCTGCGAAAAACTTGGCGACAAGGCAACCTTACATCTGCTGGACACAGCGGACCATGGATTCAAGGTCCTCAAACGCCGTAAAACGGAAGAAGATGTTTTCGTTGAGATGGCGCGAGTTCTCAACGAATGGACTGAAACACTGAATTGA
- a CDS encoding putative DNA binding domain-containing protein, producing MYDSLTELIEKIHLGEDATIEFKRELPLRSSLADEVAAFANARGGVILIGVDDNGEIVGVDRQKLDAAEKTVVEICQDSIDPIVLIFTEKLRIDDKNLLKIEVPRSLFVHKTSNGYFIRQGSSKREMPTEQLARLFQTRSQARIIAFDEQFVPNTDKDTLRQNLYQRFITEGATDDEIEDLLLKRHLLVKEGNQNRASVAGVLMCHEKPDDYLYNSFIQAVFYLSKEKDADHQLDAQDFKGPLDQQIIHTMRFVKRYNAVAARKDIGRIDYPEYSMRAVFEAIVNAVVHRDYSKTGSKIRLFMFDDRLELYSPGALANTVTVDNLRYSQATRNELLARLLSEITLDDEMGRQVSRRHFLERRGEGVGIILNESEALSGKTPEYEMFDEELRLTIFAAEPPPVTKE from the coding sequence ATGTATGACAGTTTGACCGAACTCATAGAGAAAATACATCTTGGCGAAGATGCAACGATTGAATTCAAAAGAGAGTTGCCGCTTAGAAGTAGTCTTGCCGACGAAGTCGCCGCCTTTGCGAACGCAAGAGGTGGCGTGATATTGATCGGCGTTGACGACAATGGGGAAATCGTTGGAGTTGACCGACAAAAACTGGATGCAGCAGAAAAAACAGTCGTCGAAATATGTCAGGACAGTATTGATCCAATCGTTCTCATTTTTACAGAAAAACTACGGATTGATGACAAAAACCTGTTAAAAATTGAGGTGCCGAGAAGTCTTTTTGTTCATAAAACCTCTAACGGCTACTTTATTCGTCAAGGCAGTAGCAAAAGAGAGATGCCCACCGAGCAGTTAGCGCGGTTGTTCCAAACCCGCTCACAAGCACGTATCATCGCTTTTGACGAACAGTTCGTACCAAATACGGATAAAGACACACTCAGACAAAACCTCTATCAGCGATTTATCACAGAAGGTGCTACAGATGATGAGATAGAGGATTTACTTCTTAAAAGGCATTTGCTCGTCAAGGAGGGTAATCAGAACCGCGCTTCTGTGGCCGGTGTATTGATGTGTCACGAGAAACCCGATGACTACCTTTACAATAGCTTCATTCAAGCCGTTTTTTATCTTAGCAAGGAAAAGGATGCAGACCACCAACTTGATGCGCAGGACTTTAAGGGACCACTTGACCAACAGATCATACACACCATGAGATTTGTTAAAAGATACAACGCCGTCGCAGCGCGGAAGGACATTGGCAGAATAGATTACCCTGAATATAGCATGCGCGCCGTATTCGAGGCGATAGTCAATGCGGTTGTGCATAGAGATTATTCAAAAACAGGCTCAAAAATACGGCTGTTTATGTTTGACGATCGGTTGGAACTTTATTCGCCGGGGGCATTAGCAAACACTGTGACGGTGGATAATCTGCGTTACAGCCAAGCCACGCGTAATGAACTGCTCGCGCGATTGCTTTCCGAAATCACATTAGACGATGAGATGGGTAGGCAGGTGAGTCGGCGACACTTTTTAGAACGTCGAGGAGAAGGTGTCGGTATCATCTTGAACGAGAGCGAGGCATTGAGCGGGAAGACCCCTGAATATGAAATGTTTGACGAAGAATTGCGTTTGACGATCTTCGCAGCAGAACCACCACCAGTAACGAAAGAATAG